In Aspergillus luchuensis IFO 4308 DNA, chromosome 1, nearly complete sequence, the following are encoded in one genomic region:
- a CDS encoding uncharacterized protein (TransMembrane:2 (n7-14c23/24o33-53i65-85o)), producing the protein MMKPLRALGFVLSGEPGRDGALLAIYWLTGHELWSHALDLSSPSSSLLAFWWRRLMPSVVSVWSLCPRIVRGASFYIFMISIFAYCRNSPPQRIPFLAIHPHFHPSQFPPGR; encoded by the coding sequence atgatgaagccaTTGCGCGCTTTGGGGTTCGTTCTATCCGGCGAGCCCGGAAGGGATGGGGCTTTGTTGGCCATTTACTGGCTGACAGGTCATGAACTTTGGAGTCATGCATTGGATCTctcgtcgccttcttcgtcccTGCTGGCCTTTTGGTGGCGTCGTTTGATGCCGTCAGTGGTCTCGGTCTGGTCTCTATGTCCTCGGATTGTTCGCGGGGCTTccttttatatctttatgATTTCGATTTTTGCCTATTGTCGCAATTCCCCCCCCCAAAGAATACCTTTCCTTGCCATCCACCCGCACTTCCACCCTAGTCAGTTCCCACCAGGACGTTGA
- a CDS encoding short coiled-coil protein (COG:S;~EggNog:ENOG410PRKQ;~InterPro:IPR019357;~PFAM:PF10224) yields the protein MASTSDVHGSSPVPTLPQPNDNGRSHMSSLSSSSSISDAETERRGRSERPRMASRKPSASILVPRDHPEIEIEEEEFPPDDARAMSPRRNSADLERLGKEARQTLQEQAKALQSSLQALAERIEAVKSDHDKLESENRFLQDYIGGLTRNMTKSEMNRGSTKVKKSQK from the exons ATGGCGTCAACATCAGATGTGCACGGTTCTTCTCCTGTGCCAACCCTGCCCCAGCCCAACGACAACGGTCGTTCGCACATGTCttctctctcatcctcatcctccatctccgacgCCGAAACCGAACGTAGAGGACGCTCAGAGAGACCTCGTATGGCCAGTCGGAAACCGAGTGCCTCGATACTAGTTCCACGGGATCATCCTGAAATCGaaatcgaagaagaggaattccCCCCTGACGACGCGCGCGCCATGAGCCCTCGACGCAACTCGGCTGATTTGGAGCGACTGGGCAAGGAAGCCAGGCAGACGCTACAAGA ACAAGCCAAGGCCCTCCAGTCCTCCCTTCAGGCGCTCGCCGAACGTATCGAAGCCGTCAAATCCGACCATGATAAGCTCGAAAGCGAGAATCGATTCCTTCAAGACTACATTGGTGGATTAACCCGCAACATGACCAAGAGCGAAATGAACAGGGGTAGCACCAAGGTCAAAAAGTCGCAGAAATAG
- a CDS encoding uncharacterized protein (COG:S;~EggNog:ENOG410PSSD;~InterPro:IPR007648;~PFAM:PF04568;~go_component: GO:0005739 - mitochondrion [Evidence IEA];~go_function: GO:0042030 - ATPase inhibitor activity [Evidence IEA];~go_process: GO:0032780 - negative regulation of ATPase activity [Evidence IEA]), whose protein sequence is MLRQSISKSSTRLLTTTTTRSFSALAPRMGAGDTGAPRPGGSQHADSFVKREAAQENLYVHEKEMEKLRALKAKLNEQRKHLDELDKHIDEFTKNQGGEQN, encoded by the exons ATGCTCCGCCAATCCATCTCCAAGTCCTCTACCcgcctcctcaccaccaccactactcgTTCCTTCTCTGCTCTCGCTCCCAGAATGGGTGCTGGCGATACTGGTGCTCCCCGGCCGGGCGGTTCTCAGCATGC TGACTCCTTCGTCAAGCGCGAAGCCGCCCAGGAGAACTTGTATGTTcacgagaaggagatggagaa GCTCCGTGCCCTGAAGGCCAAGCTCAACGAGCAGCGCAAGCACCTTGATGAGCTGGATAAGCACAT tgaCGAGTTCACCAAGAACCAGGGCGGCGAGCAGAACTAA
- the NSP1 gene encoding putative nucleoporin Nsp1 (COG:Y;~EggNog:ENOG410PGJ5;~InterPro:IPR007758,IPR025574,IPR026010;~PFAM:PF13634,PF05064;~go_component: GO:0005643 - nuclear pore [Evidence IEA];~go_function: GO:0017056 - structural constituent of nuclear pore [Evidence IEA]), with the protein MSNLFSFDSAPGGANKGGLFGSGATNTGSSAGSGTLFGNVGAPTSGTSSPSLFGGAAGSGTGTGTGTSSPFSFGAQSKPGATGQTPLFGNASQTPNKSTEAGSSGQTATSGLFGNAAKPAGGLFGNATSTPGQTGGSLFGNASSTTPAGPPPQGATGQTQTLFGQAAQKPGGLFGNATSTTSTTSSAAPSSTTATAPATTTPSLFGNANTNTTTSTSNTTQQPSSGGLFGGANTAQKPLFGTNPAPSTGNSLFGNAKPATGTNDSTPNTLFGKAPGAPSTTTTPAAGGGAGAQTSSLFKAPSSGADAAKPVFPSLGTPSSTPQTSTTPAASSAAPQTSSLFPALGGASSSATPSSTPAPSGGLFGGALGGAKSTATTAPATTATAAPATQPAAATGGLFGKPAETTPSTQPASTAAGATTSATTASDKPTLTATSGATSSATTGTAGATGTTTAAGGIGLGASTAGPTPPAQSRLKNKTMDEIITRWATDLTKYQKDFREQAEKVAEWDRMLVENGTKVQKLYGSTVDAERATQEVERQLASVEGQQEELSSWLDRYEREVDEMISKQVGPGETLQGPDQERERTYKMAEKLSERLDEMGKDLTSMIEEVNGASSTLSKTNKADEPISQIVRILNSHLAQLQVIDQGTSELQAKVDAAQKAGQSLSSRFGYGLGSSTMGGSAADDFYRSYMGRR; encoded by the exons ATGTCCaacctcttttctttcgacTCGGCCCCTGGCGGCGCGAACAAGGGGGGTCTTTTTGGATCTGGTGCTACGAACACTGGCTCAAGCGCTGGCTCGGGTACACTCTTTGGAAATGTAGGAGCTCCGACGAGCGGcacttcttcgccttctttgTTCGGAGGCGCAGCTGGCAGTGGAACTGGAACAGGCACTGGTACTTCGTCGCCTTTCAGTTTTGGAGCTCAGAGCAAGCCGGGAGCCACCGGTCAGACACCGTTGTTCGGCAACGCATCACAGACTCCCAACAAGTCGACCGAAGCTGGTAGCTCGGGGCAGACAGCTACGAGTGGGCTCTTTGGCAATGCCGCAAAGCCTGCAGGGGGTCTCTTTGGCAACGCTACTTCTACGCCCGGTCAAACAGGAGGTTCTTTGTTCGGCAATGCCTCGTCCACAACGCCCGCTGGTCCTCCCCCGCAGGGCGCGACTGGCCAGACGCAGACACTCTTTGGACAGGCAGCACAAAAGCCTGGCGGTCTCTTCGGAAACGCGACCTCGactacctccaccacctcatcgGCTGCCCCGTCGTCTACTACCGCTACAGCCCCTGCTACCACTACACCGTCGCTGTTCGGAAACGCCAACACAAACACCACAACTTCTACCTCCAACACTACGCAACAGCCATCATCTGGGGGTCTTTTCGGTGGGGCGAACACAGCGCAGAAGCCTCTCTTTGGCACAAATCCGGCGCCTTCGACGGGAAACAGCCTCTTCGGAAACGCCAAACCAGCAACAGGTACCAATGACAGCACTCCAAACACCCTCTTTGGAAAGGCACCGGGGGCGCCatcaacgacgacgacgcccgccgcaggaggaggagctggtgcgcagacatcttctctcttcaaGGCCCCGTCATCTGGAGCTGATGCCGCCAAGCCAGTCTTCCCCTCTCTGGGAACTCCGTCCTCAACCCCTCAAACCTCTACGACTCCAGCTGCCTCGTCCGCTGCGCCACAgacttcctctctcttcccagCCCTAGGTGGAGCGTCCTCGTCCGCGactccatcatccacacccGCTCCCTCTGGAGGCTTGTTTGGCGGTGCTCTCGGTGGCGCTAAGTCCACAGCAACAACCGCACCGGCCACTACAGCTACCGCAGCTCCCGCGACACAACCTGCGGCAGCCACCGGCGGCCTGTTCGGTAAGCCCGCGGAGACCACCCCGTCcacacagccagccagcactGCTGCCGGAGCCACCACCTCTGCCACGACGGCCAGCGACAAGCCCACCCTGACCGCTACCTCGGGCGCCACTTCTTCGGCGACCACCGGCACAGCAGGCGCAACCGGCACAACCACCGCCGCAGGCGGAATTGGCCTTGGTGCCTCCACCGCTGGCCCTACCCCCCCTGCGCAGTCCCGCCTGAAGAACAAGACCATGGACGAGATCATCACCCGGTGGGCGACAGATCTGACCAAGTACCAGAAGGACTTCCGCGAGCAAGCAGAGAAGGTGGCAGAATGGGATCGGATGCTGGTTGAGAACGGCACCAAGGTGCAGAAGTTGTACGGCAGCACGGTTGACGCCGAGCGCGCGACCCAGGAAGTTGAGCGCCAGCTGGCGTCCGTCGAGGGCCAGCAGGAAGAGCTCAGCTCCTGGCTCGACCGGTACGAGCGTGAAGTGGACGAAATGATTTCGAAGCAAGTTGGACCGGGCGAGACTCTCCAGGGACCTGACCAGGAGCGTGAACGGAC ATACAAAATGGCCGAGAAGCTCTCCGAGCGCCTGGATGAAATGGGCAAGGATCTGACCAGCATGATTGAAGAAGTCAACGGCGCGTCCTCGACTCTCAGCAAGACGAACAAGGCTGACGAGCCG ATCTCGCAAATCGTCCGCATCCTCAACTCCCACCTCGCGCAACTGCAAGTTATCGACCAAGGCACCAGCGAGCTTCAGGCCAAGGTCGACGCCGCACAGAAGGCCGGCCAGTCTCTCTCTTCGCGGTTCGGATATGGTCTGGGTAGCTCTACTATGGGCGGTAGTGCGGCGGATGATTTCTATCGCTCTTACATGGGACGTCGGTAG
- a CDS encoding uncharacterized protein (SECRETED:SignalP(1-31)), producing the protein MALLQCDFWFSFPPTPSLLLVLLLLVVLIVATDQSTLANINRTARLFHFPTPFPWHESHRILHGSIAKRTFHFLHSSLAPPSNCRGGGGSLSHKKGIRVYQYVKWGDNSQSVGPSQNVLIKSSGEVMQRRSSHRIRGFASIAARRGQDQYRNASLDLSFIVPPATLTSATDNAPRRYYNRRYLPPQLQPKVL; encoded by the coding sequence ATGGCCCTCTTACAATGTGATTTTTggttttccttccctcctaccccttcccttcttctggttcttcttcttcttgttgttcttaTTGTTGCCACGGATCAATCAACACTCGCCAACATTAACAGGACGGCTCGTCTTTTCcactttcccacccccttcccctgGCACGAAAGTCACCGAATTTTGCATGGCTCCATAGCGAAGCGAACCTTTCATTTTCTCCATTCCTCCTTAGCTCCTCCTAGCAATTGccgaggcggcggcggatcATTAAGCCACAAAAAGGGCATAAGAGTGTATCAGTACGTCAAATGGGGCGATAATAGTCAGTCAGTCGGACCTAGTCAAAACGTTCTCATCAAGTCTTCAGGGGAGGTCATGCAACGTCGATCGAGCCATCGGATTCGTGGCTTTGCCTCCATCGCCGCAAGACGGGGTCAGGATCAATATCGGAATGCTTCGCTCGACCTTTCTTTCATCGTGCCTCCCGCTACCCTGACTAGTGCCACTGATAATGCACCTAGACGGTACTACAACCGGAGGTATCTCCCCCCTCAGTTACAACCAAAAGTCTTGTAA
- a CDS encoding uncharacterized protein (COG:S;~EggNog:ENOG410PFP8;~InterPro:IPR031355;~PFAM:PF17104) has product MSERISRPSSPYLEPPRKSVELEDPGAQDSTTNSDDEHFSDASEGHQRPESHPPSGRASPIPLTRVEKVDEEPSHGEVPGTAAYEIRDQDAVPDQIEVIPEGSRSRSASASGERPVTPTSIPRTVVEKVDLDQPSHGDIPGTPAYEKRKADAVPDVVKKASDSDSDEPSPLPGSFEASAADTPVPETLLSRVESNEDDVEEEGPVAHQPKPIDPEPDHTETIPDAPDSPASHRSHTRRESSVNDAAAVDTTGADEFDDFAEEQEDDDFGDFDDFDDGFQEPMEAVEDEPAEIQPSQPPTPPSVPPLLDLDAIPSLADFHTTLSDPLDRLFPSTKDTVSLQPLDPIPNPTAIFSTERSLSLWSQLVAPPPLQPQNWVKSRIRRLFLVSLGVPVDLDEILPASKQKKLILPSVNLDDTRRSSTPPTAHSRSQSLAAKRDSTQSGPGSPGPNQQSRTRTSRRREPSPPPELDLPAVHRLCATTDAALDGLTDGELRGHVQELESATLRASSVLEYWLKRLDGLVSEKEAFEGVIENLVSHARRVRK; this is encoded by the exons ATGTCCGAACGGATTTCCCGTCCGTCCAGTCCATACTTGGAGCCCCCGAGGAAGAGCGTGGAGTTGGAAGACCCGGGGGCTCAGGATTCTA CTACGAACAGTGACGACGAACATTTTTCAGACGCCAGCGAGGGGCACCAACGCCCTGAATCCCACCCGCCGTCCGGCCGCGCTTCCCCTATCCCCTTAACCCGTGTGGAGAAGGTCGACGAGGAACCATCGCATGGGGAGGTGCCTGGAACCGCTGCCTATGAAATCAGGGACCAGGATGCCGTTCCAGACCAGATTGAAGTTATCCCGGAGGGTTCACGCAGCAGAAGCGCTTCAGCGAGCGGCGAACGGCCTGTAACTCCGACATCAATTCCGCGGACAGTGGTTGAGAAAGTCGACTTAGACCAACCCAGTCATGGCGATATTCCCGGCACCCCAGCgtatgagaaaagaaaagcagatgCAGTGCCCGatgtggtgaagaaggcgtCGGATTCAGATTCAGATGAACCGTCCCCTTTACCAGGGTCCTTCGAGGCCAGTGCGGCCGACACCCCTGTTCCGGAGACGCTGCTCTCCCGCGTGGAATCCAACGAGGACgatgtcgaagaagaaggtcctgTTGCTCACCAGCCAAAGCCGATTGATCCGGAGCCAGACCACACCGAGACCATCCCCGATGCACCAG ATTCGCCTGCAAGCCATCGAAGTCACACCCGCCGAGAATCGTCAGTAAACGACGCCGCAGCCGTTGACACAACCGGTGCGGATGAGTTTGACGATTTCGccgaggagcaggaagacgACGACTTTGGAGACTTTGACGACTTCGACGATGGCTTCCAAGAGCCCATGGAGGCTGTCGAGGACGAACCAGCAGAGATACAACCCTCGCAGCCTCCCACACCTCCTTCAGTC CCCCCGCTCCTCGACCTTGACGCCATTCCCTCCCTTGCAGACTTTCACACCACCCTCTCCGATCCCCTCGACCGCCTCTTCCCCAGCACCAAAGACACCGTCAGCCTGCAGCCCCTCGACCCGATCCCCAACCCTACCGCCATCTTCAGCACTGAAcgctccctctccctctggtCTCAGCTAGTGGCCCCTCCCCCACTTCAGCCCCAAAACTGGGTGAAATCCCGCATCCGGCGACTCTTCCTTGTCTCACTTGGCGTGCCCGTCGACCTCGATGAGATTCTCCCAGCCTCCAAGCAAAAGaaactcatcctcccctccgtcAACCTCGACGACACACGTCGctcatccaccccaccaACCGCACACTCCCGCTCCCAAAGCCTAGCAGCCAAGCGCGACAGCACACAAAGTGGCCCCGGCAGCCCAGGCCCCAACCAACAATCCAGAACCCGTACCTCTCGCCGACGAGAACCCTCCCCGCCACCTGAACTGGATCTCCCGGCCGTACACCGCCTGTGCGCAACGACCGATGCAGCTCTGGACGGCCTAACGGACGGAGAACTCCGCGGTCATGTGCAGGAACTCGAGTCGGCAACGTTACGTGCAAGCTCGGTACTAGAGTACTGGTTGAAACGCTTGGACGGACTCGTCAGTGAAAAGGAGGCGTTTGAAGGCGTGATAGAGAATTTGGTTAGTCATGCTAGACGAGTTCGGAAGTGA
- the artA gene encoding 14-3-3 adaptor artA (COG:O;~EggNog:ENOG410PHTI;~InterPro:IPR023410,IPR000308,IPR036815,IPR023409;~PFAM:PF00244) — translation MGHEDAVYLAKLAEQAERYEEMVENMKVVASADVELTVEERNLLSVAYKNVIGARRASWRIVTSIEQKEESKGNESQVSLIKEYRQKIEAELAKICDDILEVLDKHLIPSAQSGESKVFYHKMKGDYHRYLAEFAVGDRRKGAADASLEAYKAATEVAQTDLAPTHPIRLGLALNFSVFYYEILNSPDQACHLAKLAFDDAIAELDTLSEESYKDSTLIMQLLRDNLTLWTSSEAEPAAEASAPAEKKDEAPAEGEKPAE, via the exons ATGGGTCACGAAGATGCTGTCTACCTCGCCAAGCTCGCCGAGCAGGCTGAGCGCTACGAAG AGATGGTTGAGAACATGAAGGTCGTTGCCTCCGCTGATGTAGAGCTCACCGTCGAGGAGCGGAATCTCCTGTCTGTCGCCTACAAGAACGTCATCGGTGCCCGTCGTGCGTCCTGGAGAATCGTCACCTCCATCGAACAAAAAGAAGAGTCCAAGGGCAACGAGTCCCAGGTCTCCCTCATCAAGGAGTACCGTCAGAAGATCGAGGCTGAGCTGGCCAAGATCTGCGATGATATCCTCGAGGTTCTCGACAAGCACCTGATCCCCTCTGCCCAGAGCGGCGAGTCCAAGGTCTTCTACCACAAGAT GAAGGGTGACTACCACCGTTACCTTGCCGAGTTCGCCGTTGGCGACCGCCGCAAGGGCGCCGCCGATGCTTCCCTCGAGGCCTACAAGGCCGCCACTGAGGTTGCCCAGACCGACCTTgctcccacccaccccatccgTCTCGGTCTCGCCCTGaacttctccgtcttctACTACGAGATCCTCAACTCTCCCGACCAGGCTTGCCACCTGGCCAAGCTCGCTTTCGAcgatgccattgctg AGCTCGACACCCTGAGCGAGGAGAGCTACAAGGACTCCACCCTGATCATGCAGCTCCTCAGAGACAACCTG ACTCTGTGGACCTCGTCCGAGGCCGAGCCCGCCGCCGAGGCGAGCGCCCccgccgagaagaaggatgaggcCCCCGCTGAGGGCGAGAAGCCCGCCGAGTAA